The region GGGTATACTTCCACCTTCACGAGTTCCCCTGGGTCCGTCCTTTATGTTTGAATCGATGCCACTTCAGTGTGCCCCGTCCAATCTTTCCGACTATGTGGGCGAAATTCTTCCGGGGTTCCAGGAAATCTACGGTACGGAAGCCGCCGATCACTACGCTATCGCCGGTGCCGCTGGAATCGCCGCAACTATGGCCCGCCCCGATGTCCTCGCCTTCGGATGCGCCTCCGAAGGGGTCGTCTGCGCCCTGCTTCTCGCGAAGCGGGAGAATACCCGGACAACTCTTTCATTCTTCCATGTGCTGCGGCCCTATCGTCACTCGGGCGCGGGGAAAGCCCTGTTGAATTTCGCGCTGGATTCGCTGGAACCGTGCGCCGATATCTTCACAGAATTCATACCTTTTTGCCCAATAGACCTGGACAGCGTTTTTTCGAAGCGTGGTTTTAGCACGTTGAATCGCCAACTCATGTGTTGTCCCACGGAATCCCGACCATCACACTACCGTGGGGAATTCGCGTTCACCCATCCAGCACCTGCGGATCTTCACGCCCTGGCGACCGTTCTGGCCGAGACCTATCGGGGGCACCCGGAGCGTTTTCTTTTTCCCGAAGTGCAATCGGCGTCTCGGGCCCTCGACTATATACTCCGCGCCACGGTCGGCGAGTTTGGGCGACACAATAGCACCCACACCCTCGCCGCCTGGCAAAATGGTCAATGTGCCGGGTTTGGCATCGGGTGTCAGGTACTGCCGGGCCTGGGGTTCGTCCTCCACCTGGCCGTCGCCCCCGCATTCCAAGGTATTGGACTGGGCACCGCGCTTCTTAAGGGGCTGAGCACCGCCTTTGCCGAGGAGGCGCTGGACTATATTGCGCTGGGTGTAACATGCGATAATCCCGCCGTTAACTTGTATCATCGCGCCGGATTTCGGATAAACGCACGAATTCCGGTGTACTATCGACTCGCGGGGGCATTCGAGGGTGTGTCTCCCTCGAACCACCCACAAACGTAATCTTGATGGCGCCCTTTCCCGTCGCCCGATGGAGTCCGCATGCGAAAGAAGTTGTTCATTGCCTTTGTCGCCCTGCTACTCGTGGTGGGCGTTTTCGGTTCCGTTGCGGGCTATAAGCTCGATCAGACCTACGGCTGGCTCCCGTCCTCCGTCGTAACCCACGACTCCCTGGCTACGGCCGATACGCGCCTGCGCCTGGTGGTGGATACCGCGCGACTGGGCGAGGAGCTCAAGCCCTACTATCCCCCGGAGTCCCCCTTGCCCGCATGGCTTCCCTGGGATCTTGCCGGTATCATTCCCAAAGTGCTTCCGAGAGAGGTCGCGTTGCTCGGGAATTCGGATTTCCGCGACGGTTCCTACCGCTTCACCCTGTTCCTCAATGAACAGCGCGGCGGCCCTTTCCTGCCCGATTTTCTCAACAATCAGACGAACTTCAAAGAAGCGACCTCCGCCATCAAGTGGGATGATCCCGGATTTTCCCTGGAAGGACGGGGCAAACTGCAGGCTCAGGGCTCTCTCGCCTTGCCGGAAGGCCTCGAATCGACCATTCTCGAAAGTTGGACCATGGACTCGCCCGAGGAGACGCTGACGCTGCACGGCGGTCACCTGGCCGAGGGCGTCATTGACAATCGAACGGGCGATATCGTCACTCTTATTGCCGCCTGCGCGCCCATCTGGGGCTCCAGCCTTGAGCTGCTCAAGACCAACCCCCAGTTCACCGCGGCGCTGGACCTGCTTACACAAGTGACCGATGTACGGCTGGCGATGGACCTGAAGAATCCGGACACACTGGTCATTCAGCTCCTTATCCATGCGGCCCCGGAAGTGCGGGGGCGACTAGAATTCATGGGACCCTTTGTATTGCCCATGCTCGCCACCGAACTCAAACGCACCCACAAGCTGACGTTGGAGAGCACCTACGGCTGGCTTGAAGAAGAAAACACGTATCGCGTGGAGATGAACATTACGGGGGTGGAGGCGAAGTTGAAGGAGGCTTTTCTCGGCCTGAATACGGCAACGCCGACTCAGGAAACACCGCGCGCATCCCGCTGATGGGACACCTGACTCAGTGGAGCAGGGTACGCCCCTGCATGGCGTGGGAAAGCGTCGCCTCGTCGGCAAATTCCAATCCGCTACCCATGGGGACACCGTGCGCAATGCGGCTGGCCTTCACGCCCCGCTGGGCGAGTTGCCTCGAAAGGTAGAGCGCGGTCGCTTCGCCTTCCGCCGTGGCGTTGGTCGCGATAATCACTTCTTCCACCGCGTTGCCGCCCAGGCGGGCATAGAGCCGATCCAGACACAACTCGGAAGGCCCCACCCCTTCGAGGGGATTGAGCACGCCGTGGAGCACGTGGTATCGCCCCCGAAACATCCCCCCCCGTTCAATTGCCATGGCGCCCGCGGGCTGCTCCACAACGCAAATGAGGGAGGCGTCGCGCCGCTCATCCGCGCAGATGACACAGGGGTCTTCCTCGGTGAGATTCCTGCAGATCCCGCACGTTGTAATTCGCTCCCGGGCGCTTCGAATCGCCTCGCTCAGGCGGTAGGCATCGTCCGCGGGCGCACTCAATAAATGCAGGACGAGCCGTTCGGCCGAGCGCTTTCCCACGCCGGGAAGCCGCCGAAAGGCGTCCACCAGCCGTTCCACGGTTGGAGAATCCAGCAACATGGGCTTAGACCGGCTGCCGCTTTTTTTCGCCCAGAATTTCCGCGCGCACGGCCTGCCACTCCTGCAGCACCGCATCTCGGGTGATGATATCCAGTCGCTGGGGAAAAAGAATGCCGTCGAGGTGATCGTACTCGTGCTGGATTATGCGGGCCAGGAAGTTTCTCGCCTCGAGGTGAACCGGCGCACCGGTCTCATCGAAACCCTTGACCTCCACGTAGGTTGCCCGGGGAATCCGATCGGAGTAGACCCGGGGCATGCTGAGGCAGCCTTCTTCCCCTTCCTCGCTCCCGTCCATGGCAAGAATCTCGGGGTTCACCAGGCAACGGGGTTCGCCGTCCGGCTCATGATACACGAAGATGCGCTTGGCCACACCCACCTGAGGACCGGCCAGGCCCACACCATCGGCGGCGTGCATGGTCTCGATCATATCCCGCGCGAGACGGGCCACGTCGGGTCCTATCTCGGCGTAGGGCTCCGCCTTGCGGGTGAGGGGGTCATCGGGAAATAGAACGATATCAAGTACGGACATGTAGCTGGACTCCTCGCTCTATGGTAACACAGCGCGGGGCCGGACTCCAGTAAAAATGGGGTTCCGCGCGGTCAATGCGACCGGAGCCGGGTGTCAGGACCGGATGGTTTTGGTCAGTTGCTCGACCATCTGGCGCGAGACGGCGGACTCCTTTACCTCGGTGGAAACCTTGTCGCAGGCGTACATTACCGTGGTGTGATCCTTGCCGCCGAAGGCTTCCCCCACATCGCTCAATGAGAGACTGGGGATCAACTCCTTGCAGAGGTACATGGCAAGCTGGCGGGGCTTCACAATCTGGCGCTGGCGACTGCGACCGTGGAGGTCGGCGATGCGGACATCGAAGTGATCGGCCACCGCGCGCTGGACCTGCTCGATGGTGACCGGCTTGATCTTCTCAGAGCCGATCAGGTCGCGCAACACATCTTCCACCATCGAGATGGAGATCTTCTCCTCCGTAAGGCGGCTGTAGGCCAGTACCGTGATCAGGGCGCCTTCCAACTCGCGGATGTTGGTGGTGATGTAGGTCGCGATGTAGCGCATGACATCGTCGGGAATTGTAAGATTCTCTTCCTGGGCCTTGCGCTGAAGAATGGCGACGCGGGTCTCCAGATCGGGCGGCTGAATGTCGGTCACCAGGCCCCACTCAAAGCGCGAAATGAGACGTTCCTCTATACCACGCATTTCCTTCGGGCTGCGATCGCTGGACAGCACGATTTGCTTGTGCATGTCGAAGAGCACGTTGAACGTGTGGAAGAACTCTTCCTGGGTTGCCTCTTTGCCCGCGATGAACTGGATATCGTCGATAAGCAGCACGTCCACCTTGCGGTATTTGGCGCGAAACTGCTGGGTCGACTTCTCCGCGATGCTCTGAATGAGCTGATTCGTGAAGTGTTCGGAGGAAATAAACACGCAGCGCAGATCCGACTGACGCGACATGAGATATTGGCCGATACCCTGCATCAGGTGCGTCTTGCCGAGCCCCGTGCCGCCATAGAGGAACAGGGGGTTGTAGGCCCGACCGGGGGACTCGGCCACCGCGCGGGCGGCGGCGTGGGCGAAGCGGTTACCCGAACCAATTACAAATCGGTCAAAGGTGTACCGGGGATTAAAGCCGTTGTAGCTGCGTGGAGTCGCACCGGGCCGTTTGACCGGAGCGCGTTCCGCGGTCGACGGCGCCTTGGACTGGCCCATGGGCCTGGGAAGCCGGGCTACGTTCAGATCCGCCGTGTGCTCGGGGCGGGGAATAAACTGCACGGACTCGAAGTCCGGCATGACCTTCCGAAGGGAATCGCAAACGGCATCCATGTAGTGATCGCGCAGCCAATCGGCAAAGAACTGGCTGGGTACACCTACAAGCAACTGGCCGTTTGCGCAGGACTCGAAGCGCGTCTGGGCAAA is a window of Candidatus Hydrogenedentota bacterium DNA encoding:
- a CDS encoding GNAT family N-acetyltransferase; protein product: MFESMPLQCAPSNLSDYVGEILPGFQEIYGTEAADHYAIAGAAGIAATMARPDVLAFGCASEGVVCALLLAKRENTRTTLSFFHVLRPYRHSGAGKALLNFALDSLEPCADIFTEFIPFCPIDLDSVFSKRGFSTLNRQLMCCPTESRPSHYRGEFAFTHPAPADLHALATVLAETYRGHPERFLFPEVQSASRALDYILRATVGEFGRHNSTHTLAAWQNGQCAGFGIGCQVLPGLGFVLHLAVAPAFQGIGLGTALLKGLSTAFAEEALDYIALGVTCDNPAVNLYHRAGFRINARIPVYYRLAGAFEGVSPSNHPQT
- the recR gene encoding recombination protein RecR, whose protein sequence is MLLDSPTVERLVDAFRRLPGVGKRSAERLVLHLLSAPADDAYRLSEAIRSARERITTCGICRNLTEEDPCVICADERRDASLICVVEQPAGAMAIERGGMFRGRYHVLHGVLNPLEGVGPSELCLDRLYARLGGNAVEEVIIATNATAEGEATALYLSRQLAQRGVKASRIAHGVPMGSGLEFADEATLSHAMQGRTLLH
- the def gene encoding peptide deformylase; the encoded protein is MSVLDIVLFPDDPLTRKAEPYAEIGPDVARLARDMIETMHAADGVGLAGPQVGVAKRIFVYHEPDGEPRCLVNPEILAMDGSEEGEEGCLSMPRVYSDRIPRATYVEVKGFDETGAPVHLEARNFLARIIQHEYDHLDGILFPQRLDIITRDAVLQEWQAVRAEILGEKKRQPV
- the dnaA gene encoding chromosomal replication initiator protein DnaA, which gives rise to MASKSEVNPWQQAQVHLQAALDEYSYKNWFAQTRFESCANGQLLVGVPSQFFADWLRDHYMDAVCDSLRKVMPDFESVQFIPRPEHTADLNVARLPRPMGQSKAPSTAERAPVKRPGATPRSYNGFNPRYTFDRFVIGSGNRFAHAAARAVAESPGRAYNPLFLYGGTGLGKTHLMQGIGQYLMSRQSDLRCVFISSEHFTNQLIQSIAEKSTQQFRAKYRKVDVLLIDDIQFIAGKEATQEEFFHTFNVLFDMHKQIVLSSDRSPKEMRGIEERLISRFEWGLVTDIQPPDLETRVAILQRKAQEENLTIPDDVMRYIATYITTNIRELEGALITVLAYSRLTEEKISISMVEDVLRDLIGSEKIKPVTIEQVQRAVADHFDVRIADLHGRSRQRQIVKPRQLAMYLCKELIPSLSLSDVGEAFGGKDHTTVMYACDKVSTEVKESAVSRQMVEQLTKTIRS